One stretch of Pelmatolapia mariae isolate MD_Pm_ZW linkage group LG3_W, Pm_UMD_F_2, whole genome shotgun sequence DNA includes these proteins:
- the LOC134624276 gene encoding zinc finger protein 271-like isoform X1: protein MSSTQKDQHGPRGQRSQEAHKPHRRKREKTYSCDECGKDLSSKDSLKQHQLIHSGVKAFSCDECGRAFTQSSSLKKHLLTHSGIKAYSCDECGKEFTLKAKLKHHQVIHTGERPFSCDLCGKSFSWTNSLKEHQLIHSGVKAYSCDQCGRAFTHSSSLKNHLLTHSGIKAYSCDICGKTFSQRGSRNIHLRIHTRHDVYCCEQCSKEFITDERLQQHMFTHTEGRPYKCDLCEKTFKSPHYLRRHQQIHTRKRLYKCSYCEKQSDTDGSSSQPCHHCGGGKDFRCDICGKTFSQQATLKIHQRKHTGDKLKYCKECGRSFTSSRDLKLHELIHSGVKKHLCDQCGSSFTTAGELKMHRRVHTGEKPYKCRHCDKSFSQSGHRNRHERSHMEGNYSCDQCDKSFRNLSSYSKHKRSHVTNKLFHCYQCVQTFTSLAALCKHQRDHSGLKSLPSLDHSESEETERSSGFRVRLKKLEIRLHRVQIESFKLVLN, encoded by the exons atgagctcaacacagaag gaccaacatggaccgagaggtcagcgctctcaggaggcccacaaacctcacagaagaaagagagagaaaacatacagctgtgacgagtgtgggaaggatttatCCAGTAAGGATTCCCtaaaacaacaccaactcatccacagtggagttaaagcgttcagctgtgacgagtgtggcagagcttttactcaaagTAGCAGCTTAAAGAAGCATTTacttacccactctggaattaaggcatacagctgtgacgagtgtgggaaggagtTTACTTTGAAGGCTAAACTAAAAcatcatcaggtcatccacaccggagagagaccgttcagctgtgacttgtgtggaaagtctttttcctggACGAATTCCCTAAAagaacaccaactcatccacagtggagttaaagcgtacagctgtgatcagtgtggcagagcttttactcacagtagcaGCTTAAAGAATCATTTacttacccactctggaattaaggcatacagctgtgacatctgtggaaaaactttcagccagaGAGGAAGCCGAAATatacacctacgcattcacaccagacatgatgtgtactgCTGTGAACAATGCAGCAAAGAGTTTATAACAGACGAAAGGTTACAAcaacacatgtttacccacactgagggaCGACcatataaatgtgacctgtgtgagaagacttttaaatctccacattACCTGAGacgacaccaacagatccacaccagaaagagactctacaagtgcagttactgtgag aagcagagcgacacagatggatccagttctcaaccctgtcatcactgtggtggtgggaaagactttcgttgtgacatctgtggaaaaactttcagtcagCAAGCCACCCtaaaaatacatcaacgtaaacacactggagacaaactgaaatactgcaaagaatgtgggagaagcttcACCTCATCACGTGACTTAAAACTACATGAACTGattcacagtggggttaaaaagcacctctgtgatcagtgtgggtcatccttcaccactgcaggTGAGCTTAAAATGCACAgacgagtccacacaggagagaaaccatacaagtgcagacactgtgacaaaagcttctcacaatcAGGTCATCGTAACAGGCATGAACGTTcacacatggaaggaaactacagctgtgaccagtgtgacaagagcttcaggaatctcagttcatactccaaacacaaacgatcccacgttactaataaactgtttcactgttaccaatgtgtcCAAACATTCACCTCATTggctgctctgtgcaaacatcagcgtgatcactcagggctgaaatcactcccatcactggatcacagtgaatctgaagagacagaaagatcgtCTGGTTTCAGAGTCAGACTCAAAaagcttgagatcaggctccacagagttcagatagaATCATTTAAACTTGTGTTGAACTGA
- the LOC134624276 gene encoding zinc finger protein 271-like isoform X2: MSSTQKDQHGPRGQRSQEAHKPHRRKREKTYSCDECGKDLSSKDSLKQHQLIHSGVKAFSCDECGRAFTQSSSLKKHLLTHSGIKAYSCDECGKEFTLKAKLKHHQVIHTGERPFSCDLCGKSFSWTNSLKEHQLIHSGVKAYSCDQCGRAFTHSSSLKNHLLTHSGIKAYSCDICGKTFSQRGSRNIHLRIHTRHDVYCCEQCSKEFITDERLQQHMFTHTEGRPYKCDLCEKTFKSPHYLRRHQQIHTRKRLYKCSYCEQSDTDGSSSQPCHHCGGGKDFRCDICGKTFSQQATLKIHQRKHTGDKLKYCKECGRSFTSSRDLKLHELIHSGVKKHLCDQCGSSFTTAGELKMHRRVHTGEKPYKCRHCDKSFSQSGHRNRHERSHMEGNYSCDQCDKSFRNLSSYSKHKRSHVTNKLFHCYQCVQTFTSLAALCKHQRDHSGLKSLPSLDHSESEETERSSGFRVRLKKLEIRLHRVQIESFKLVLN; encoded by the exons atgagctcaacacagaag gaccaacatggaccgagaggtcagcgctctcaggaggcccacaaacctcacagaagaaagagagagaaaacatacagctgtgacgagtgtgggaaggatttatCCAGTAAGGATTCCCtaaaacaacaccaactcatccacagtggagttaaagcgttcagctgtgacgagtgtggcagagcttttactcaaagTAGCAGCTTAAAGAAGCATTTacttacccactctggaattaaggcatacagctgtgacgagtgtgggaaggagtTTACTTTGAAGGCTAAACTAAAAcatcatcaggtcatccacaccggagagagaccgttcagctgtgacttgtgtggaaagtctttttcctggACGAATTCCCTAAAagaacaccaactcatccacagtggagttaaagcgtacagctgtgatcagtgtggcagagcttttactcacagtagcaGCTTAAAGAATCATTTacttacccactctggaattaaggcatacagctgtgacatctgtggaaaaactttcagccagaGAGGAAGCCGAAATatacacctacgcattcacaccagacatgatgtgtactgCTGTGAACAATGCAGCAAAGAGTTTATAACAGACGAAAGGTTACAAcaacacatgtttacccacactgagggaCGACcatataaatgtgacctgtgtgagaagacttttaaatctccacattACCTGAGacgacaccaacagatccacaccagaaagagactctacaagtgcagttactgtgag cagagcgacacagatggatccagttctcaaccctgtcatcactgtggtggtgggaaagactttcgttgtgacatctgtggaaaaactttcagtcagCAAGCCACCCtaaaaatacatcaacgtaaacacactggagacaaactgaaatactgcaaagaatgtgggagaagcttcACCTCATCACGTGACTTAAAACTACATGAACTGattcacagtggggttaaaaagcacctctgtgatcagtgtgggtcatccttcaccactgcaggTGAGCTTAAAATGCACAgacgagtccacacaggagagaaaccatacaagtgcagacactgtgacaaaagcttctcacaatcAGGTCATCGTAACAGGCATGAACGTTcacacatggaaggaaactacagctgtgaccagtgtgacaagagcttcaggaatctcagttcatactccaaacacaaacgatcccacgttactaataaactgtttcactgttaccaatgtgtcCAAACATTCACCTCATTggctgctctgtgcaaacatcagcgtgatcactcagggctgaaatcactcccatcactggatcacagtgaatctgaagagacagaaagatcgtCTGGTTTCAGAGTCAGACTCAAAaagcttgagatcaggctccacagagttcagatagaATCATTTAAACTTGTGTTGAACTGA